Part of the Lotus japonicus ecotype B-129 chromosome 6, LjGifu_v1.2 genome, ACACCATATTGTCAACTATAAAGCAATTGATCTTTTTGCTAGGTTTTAGTTTTAAGTTGCTTTACATTGAACTCTGACCCATAGGACTTTTATTGCAGATTATAATTGGAGTTGTGAGCTTACATCAGCAATATATTACTCAAGTGTGAAAACATGATGTTGATTGGGTTGTCACCAGATCTGTTGAACCAGATCTGTTTCATGTCTGGGATTTGTTAAAGCTATCATGCTCTCTCCTTTGCCAGGTACAGTAAGCTATATGACAAATATGGGAAGGAAAATGAGGCATGTATAACGAGGAGAATATTTGATGCGTTTCAAGTTATAGGTACTTACATGATTGGTAGTATAAGTATAACAAGGAGAATATTTAATGTGTTTCAAGTGGTTTTAGGATTGGTCGTATAAGACTTCAAGCTTTTTTAGGCTCTGATATCAAACTGTATTTCTGTTTCTATTTTAATGATTTTGAATATTGAAGTGTTTTTTATTGGTGttcttaaattaattttagtggaatttattaatatatttacttTTATATTGTTGTCTACGCACTTAAAGGAAATGCAAAAAATATTTAACTAATGCGTAcaattaaatatcatttttcttttgtaaacaTTTCAGGATCATTTACTTTTTCGACAACAAATATATTATTGGAAGGATTAGAATTTGATTATGGGAATATTTTGTACAAGGATTATAATATATAGTTTATATTTACTTATGTTAAAATTATAGGTAAGAAAACTCTCACACGCGGGatgaaaattttaaatgaaaagtATTTTAGTGTGATCTTAATAGTAAAAGAATAGTACAAACTGAAGGGACCCTGCAATAGTGTGAActtaattttagtaattttctTAGTTTTATAATAATTAAGGAGTAAATATTAATGTAAAAACATGACATAAAAGAATAGTACAAACTGAAGGGACCCTGCAATATTGACTCAAACTTGGATTGGATGACTTGgtataaacacaataatgtcatactttatgatttatctttaataattctgatttgtgctactatcacatttttttaaagattaatatgtgttttgaatgatttattggtgattccttatatccatgatttgtgttattgtcttcatgttcatgaagaatgtgaaacgagtttcTGTTGATTTGAATTAAGATTAGTTTATTTTAATGTGTGAAAATGAACACGCATAATCACGCTCATGAacaatcttttctctttttttttcacggtagattaaatcagctattaTTTATTAGCATCAGTAAACCAGCTCTTGATATATTTTGCATAATTAGATATTTGGTTAAGCAATTGTACAAATTTCAATCTATGCAATAAGagtttcaatttaagactttttgtccacgtctcttttatttcatttgctgtatattatattttaaaaaaacaagGTATTGATTGACGTATCAAATATGACAgacaaattccccgtgcaacgcacgggtaaaaaaacactagttatatCTGAATTGCACCCAACATAGTGTCTATATACTTACACATAATTTGTAAGAACATATATACTTCTGATTTGTTTAACCAAACAAAAGAATACTCCTGATCTGTCCTCAACTAACCGCGAATACCGGGTAGTTTATGCCGTTACATGGACCTTATGATTGTACACATAAATTAGTATAGTtagtaatattatatttattttttaatttatataagcTTTTCAAAATTACTCatgattcattttttttaactgcATCGTTAGCAGCCACAATGCGGGTTGATCCTGGGGCAGGTGCTTTGGGTCCCTTCGGTTATAGTTTTGTTGTTCGTCGACGACTGTTACAACTTACAATGCGGTGCATTGCCGAATGGGTTGGGGTACGGTTTTGTGAGattgttttgtgttttgtgAGACGCTCAAGTCAAGTCGATCATCCCTAAGTTGATCGCGCCGTCTCCTCATCCGACAAAACACAGCTTCCAACTTAGAACTCCAACTCTATTAGCTCAAGCTCCACAATTCTTGTGGACCAGAGCTAGAAGACTACTGTTCTGGGAGATGCTTTAGTCGATCACCCCCGGGTCGATCGCGCCGCTGTTAGGAAATAACAgcgctgaagaagtaaaataaatcaggagcgcaatcaacaacacaagaatataacgtggaaactccaaaatcgGAGAAAAAaaccagaatttttttttttaatattgtaaaaaaaaaatatttgtcaaAATATTGTTTTTCGAAAAATATTTGTCAAAGTATAGTACTTTTGGCCAAGTGGGGTCAGCTTTTGTGAAGACTCCTGATTTGGGGCGTCCAATTCATCATAAAAACGCTCAAAACTAGGAGCTTTCACAGTCAATAATATCATCATTATTACCTTGACTCCGGTTGGTGGGGTAGTTGGGGTTCTGATGAAGACTCCTCATATGAGAAGTTTAGCTTTCAAGTCAAGCTCTTATTTTGAGGCGTCTCTAGTATGAAAGAGACTCCTAGACCTAGGAGTCATCACTGCAGGAAAGACTCCTCACATGAGGAGTTCAGTTTAAACTCGTCAATAGCGTTAATGACGTTGGGTGGTTAGGAATGGAATAAAGACTCCCCATGTGAGGAGTCCTCTTGTCAAATCAGTCTCCTCATTCCAGGAGTCTCATGTGTACCATAAACTCCTTAGCTCAGGAGTCTTACGTAGAACGCCTACAGCTACACGTTTTGCACTGTATAAATACCAGACCTCCATATTCGAAAATTTCACACTTCACTAACCATTTTCTTCTCCCTTCTACGATTTTCTACttccttcttcattttttttttcaagtcgTTGTGATTCTTCATGTCCAACACTATGAATCATATTGTTGCTTTTGTCTACTACAATGGTAGAAAATTTGAAGGCAATGAAGGTCTGACGTTCGAAGGTCAGAAGAGAACCATGCACCTCAAACGGAAAATGAGTATGGATAACCTGAAGCAAAGAATTCATAGCAAGTTGAAGCTTGAATGCAATAAGGTAATTTCTGGTGTAACTTGTAGAATTTTGATGTCACAAAATCCAAAGTATTTTTTAGGTGCTCAAGTATCCGACGATGAAGATGTAGCATGCATGATCAACGCCTTCAGTCAACAAGCTTCGATGAATATCTTGGAGTTGTACGTTGATATTGATGAGGTTGGAAGTTCATCAGCCCCTATCCACACATATCCCATGCTTACACCGCAAACATTGACTAATGAAGGTGTTAGACAAATGGGCGAGACAGGGGATGGATCAACACATGACAATGTTGATACCAATGTTAACTTGGGTGACGATGGTGATGATTACCACAACGATTATGAAGTGCATCCAGACGCTTATTattcagaagatgaagatgaacgagcggaaggtcaaattccaaatGGAGAGTCATCAGACACAGACATAGAAGGTGACTTTGATTCTAATGACCAACCACCGATAGCACATGCATCCCCAATTTCACCGATGACACACGCATCCCCAATTCCACCGATGGCACCTGCACACCCAATTCAACCGATGGCACCTGCACCCCCAATTCCACAAGGTGTGTTTAAAATACTTATCTCTCTTCAtgtgttttttttgttgagtttATTGTTATTGATTTAAACTTCCATGTTTAGTAAAGGCACCACAACTTTCCACAAAGCTCTATCCTGGACACACTGAGGAGGGAGAAGACCGAGGACATGCTCTGGATATAGTTGCCAAACAAACTACACAAAAATGTAACAAATACAATGTAAGTGATACTATGCACAATTATTCATAAGTAATACTATGCACACATCGCTATATTGAAAAATAGTAACTTACTTCTGATTCGCGCAGTGTATCCAGTTTCCTGCGGTACCACTGGAGTGGATAACTTGGACAAGTTATCTCTTTCTTCCACCTGTTGAAAATGTAACAAATACAATGTAACCATTTAAAATTAAagtgtttaaattttttattgtaaGATCAACCATACCTAGCTCCAAGAGGTTGGTTCGGAACAATTACAAGGGCATCCTCTTCCATACCGATTCCACGAATTCGGTCATAAGCCCAAAGCTGAACTAGCAAATTGCACCCAGTAAGTTCCTTTTTCTCAACATCTGTCGCACTACAAAGAGATTTGTACAAATGGGCCAACACTGCAGACCCCCAACTGTAGCTAAAGTTTCGTAGCAACGGCAAATATCTCAAAGATACAAGCGAACCGGAGCTGTCAGGAAACATAAGACCCCCAAACAAACGTAATATGTACGCGCGTGTGTAGCGCGTCAAGGATGTCATATCCTGAACAAAATCCCCCACATTACTAAAATTTTCATTCAACCAAGACATTTTTAGTCGACTCCCTTTCATATCACTTTCATTAGGAGTCTTTCCAAGTAGCTCGTAAGCAAGAGCCCTCCAATCATCATGAGTTGTCACCCCGGTCACTGACCGACCGTCAATCCTCAACCCAAGTTGGAGTGCAACATCTTGCAATGTTATGGTGCACTCCCCCACCGGAAGGTGAAACGTGTGGGTTTCCGGTCTCCATCTCTCGACCAAAGCAGATATCAACCCATGATTTAGGCTTACATCCTTAACACAAGCAACATAGTAAAGTCCGGCAGTTTGGAGGAGTGGTATAATTGGATTCGGCACAGTGCTTATCAACTTGTCCGACCGAGAGTCTCGTGCACGTCTCGCTCGTAACAGTCTATTTTCCCCACTCCAAACAAATTCAGAAACATGTACATGTTGCTTATTCAATAGTGAAAGATTATATGGTCCAGGATGAATAATTGATTCTTCAGCCATTTTTTGCAATGCCTACACGAAAAATTTGAAGGATAGACAAATAAGAGAATTTTTAATTAgtcattaaaattaaaaattaaaaaataacaacaatGTAATGTAACAAAATATTAATCTTCGTTATTCTTTATTGAAGTTTATCAACTTGAATTAAAGTTTGAATATCACCATGATGCACACATGAAagtattatattttttacttCAAAATATAATAGTGCAAGGGTAGTAAACATCATGTAAGCTAAACAATTTATTATTCAATGTGGGCATTGAGAAGTAGTATATTATGAAACTTAAGAGGGCATTAAGAGCTTTAGGGAAAAAAAAAGGAGGACATTAAGAAAAGAGAACTTACAGAGGGGAACCAAAATAGAACCAACAAAATAATATAGTATGATCAGGTGCTTGAAAAAAACTGGAGGAAAAGAGAAGGATTTGGTACTTGGCAAAAATCTGATTGTAAATATAGTATGAAGGTGGGTAGAGACGAAAGAGAGGGTTATTTGCGTGTGGGTTGTGGGTAGAATTTAATGGCCCAAAGACTCCTACTGTGAAGCGTTTAAGTTTCAAGGAAGACTCCTACTGCCAAGCGGTCATGATGTCAGCACATGGGGAACAGGCGAGATTCCCACGCGAGATTCCCTGTGAGATTCCTTCTGAGAAAGCCGCCTCATTTCAGGCGTCTTCCTTACAGTGTCAGAGCCTCGTTTCAGGAGCTTTTAGCCCTTGTCTTGTCGAACCCAGCAGCTGAGGCATAGGGAACACACGTGGTCAAAGACGCCTGAACCTAGAAGTCTCCTTTATTAGAAAGCCGCCTCATTTCAGGCGTCTTTCTTACAGTGTCAGCGCCTCGTTTCAGGAGCTTTTAGCCCTTGTCTTGTCGAACCCAGCAGCCGAGGCATAGGGAACACAGGTGGTCAAAGACGCCTGAACCTAGAAGTCTCTCTTCTTCTTTAAACGCTTAATTCCAAGAGTTTTCAGAGATTGGTCAAATCATGTTCCCCACGTTGGTCTGCAGCACGCGTCCCACCCTCCTACTTGGCCAAAACTACTATACTTTGgcaaatattttttgaaagacCATATTTGTCGACCATATTttgacaaatattttttttttacaatattaaaaaaaattcaaaaaaccaCAACCGTTGTCAAAACCAACAACTAGAGAATAAACAccatgtgaaaattgttacaacacatagaatTCACTCTCCACCACCCCAtaaccccagtacacccacactcttcaaagtaaatatttgaactacatctcacaatactcttTTTTTGGTATACAACtgctaaaagaaaaacaaaaggacTACACCACTAGCGCCTCAAGAAGAGAGTGCCACGGTAGTCTTCCGTCAGGAGAGAAGCAGCTTCCATAGAGTTAGCTTCCAAGCACGTCAAACGACTATCCCCACGAGCACCATCCTTGGCTAGCAAATCTGCGATCGCGTTGCCTTCACGAAGAATATGCTCGAAGCGCACCACCCAACTACGCTCACGCAGACTCTGAATTAAAGCACACAAAGCAGCATAAGCCTGGTAACGGCCACACTCATGCTCCAGCAAGGACAATGCTAGCTGAGAATCGGAAAAAACAACGATGCGCCGGAACCCACGCCCCCAACAAAGCCGGAGCCCGTAGAGGATAGCCAAAAGCTCAGCCTTGAGGATTTCCGCGACCCCCACAAACGCTGAGAAACCAAAGTTCCAAACCCCAGCTGAATCGCGCACCACCCCACCTGCACCCGCCCTCCCAGGATTCCCGAGAGAAGAACCATCAACGATCAGCGCCACCCACCCGTCTGGTGGAGCACGCCAAGCCACCCATCGGGGCACAGCAGTGGAGGAGGAACTGGCATTCTTCGCTCGCAGAACCTTCAAGACACCTGCCGCGTGCTGGAGCACCACTTGCCAGGGCTCACAAAGCTGGGTAAAAACCAGCTTACAGCGCCGACACCACAAGAACCAAGCATGAACCAGAAGGGCCACCACCTCCGCATGAGGAACCGAGGAAAGCCAACCCTCCATGGAAGAAGACGAGAAGAAGCCAGGCGCGAGGAACATCGCCAAATTATCCCAAACTTGACGGGCACCGTCACAATCACGCAGACAATGAAGTTGTGTTTCCGGGAAGCTATTGCACAATCTACACATAACAGAGAGAGAAACCCCACGATGACTAAGCACCGTCGCCACCGGGAGAGACTCATGCAACGCTTGC contains:
- the LOC130725582 gene encoding serine/threonine-protein phosphatase 7 long form homolog; translated protein: MAEESIIHPGPYNLSLLNKQHVHVSEFVWSGENRLLRARRARDSRSDKLISTVPNPIIPLLQTAGLYYVACVKDVSLNHGLISALVERWRPETHTFHLPVGECTITLQDVALQLGLRIDGRSVTGVTTHDDWRALAYELLGKTPNESDMKGSRLKMSWLNENFSNVGDFVQDMTSLTRYTRAYILRLFGGLMFPDSSGSLVSLRYLPLLRNFSYSWGSAVLAHLYKSLCSATDVEKKELTGCNLLVQLWAYDRIRGIGMEEDALVIVPNQPLGARWKKEITCPSYPLQWYRRKLDTLRESEFVWQLYPEHVLGLLPPQCVQDRALWKVVVPLLNMEV